The following nucleotide sequence is from Mesobacillus jeotgali.
GCCTTTATTTTTTTTGCCGTTTAAATCCTTTGTCAACTATGTCCCCTTTTCTTTTCAGTACATTCCCAGAAAAATTGCATAGGATATGTTGATAAACTGGGAAGGGATTGACGAAAATGTACTATGCTCCTCATGGGTATTCAAACCAATACTCTTATTATGGCAATGGCCCGCAATATTACGATGGAAGACAGTCTGGTCAGTGGGCGTATCCTTATGGAATGCAGCATGTGAATGGTTTTCAATCTTTCCGCTATCCTAACGGTAATGGAATGATACCTTTAGCGGATTATGGACCGAATCCATATGTGGTAAATATCAATGAAGCAACAAAGCAAAACAACACATATCGTACGGCTTTATGGACAGGAACGCATTTACAAGTCACATTGATGAGTATCGATATTGGCGGTGATATCGGTTTGGAAATGCATCCTGATGTGGATCAATTTTTGCGGATCGAACAAGGCCAGGGGATCGTTCAAATGGGCCAGAGCAAAGATAACTTAAGCTTTCAAAGGCAGGTCGTTGACGATTCTGCCATCATGATTCCAGCCGGAACATGGCATAATTTGACCAATACCGGTAATACTCCGTTAAAGCTGTACTCCATCTATGCGCCTCCTAACCATCCATTCGGAACTGTCCACGTGACAAAAGCCGATGCAATGGCGAGTGAAGGCGGAGCGAACGGCAATGGAAACACGATTGTTTTTGGCAAGACTCCAGACGAATGGGTACGGCACACAGAATATTTAGTGCAGGAAGGATTAGAGGACGTTAAAAGAGGGATCAACGCCACGCACATTCTTCAAGAATTCATCCTAATGGGAGTGCTTGTAGGGAAAGGGTATACTCCGGAAAAAGCATATGAAACCGTAGAAGAGTGGGAGCGGTCAGGAAAATCCCAACTTCTTCTTCAGAGCAAGAATATGTAGGGGTTAAAAAGAAACAAAAAATGAATAAATGGGGTAGAACATGAGGATAGACAATTCGCTATCCTCTTTAATTTTGCTTTATGTCCATGGTACCGTATGAAGTTAAACTGTTAGTGTATCTATTTACTTTTATTAATAAACTCCTTGTGGAAAATTTTTGAAAAAGAAAGATTGGTTGTTTATAATTCTTCTATATATATTTTTAAGAAGATACATATAACAAAGTTCTTTCATTTGTGTTAACCCGGATAATTCTGTTTTAACGGGTTGTTCGGTGAGAGGATGGTGGCATGAAAGTTGTGTTTTCATTTCTGTTCTCAACTTCTGCAACATCAATATAGTTAAATGAATGAACATCCCCTAAGGAGTTGTAGTCGTGTTAAAAAAGATCGTGATACTTCTGGTTTTGCTTTTTCCCATTGCCTCGCCTGTGTTGGCAGGGTCTTATTCGATTGATGAAGTCCGCATAAGGGCGTGGATTCAGCCTGATGGTGATTTGCTTGTTAATGAAATTCTCACCTATAACTTTGTGGGTGATTATGATAGCGTCAGCAGGGCTATACATAAGAAAAACCATAAGGGAGTAGAGCTTTTCGAAGCGTATGAATTGGTGAATCCTAAGGCGGAGCTTGGTTATGTGGAGATGGAAGACCTGCGTCCTCTTGAGGTGTCGAGGGAGGACAATACCTACCGTGCGGCACTGCCGGCAAAAGATGAAAAGAAAGACGTGTTCTTTATTTATGAATTAAAAGAAGCGGTGAAGACGTATGATTCCTACAGTGACCTTACCGTTCCTTTCTTTGGGACAGATACGAACCATGATGAAGATTTGAATAAAGTGACGATTGACTTTGTGTTTCCAGAGGAACTTAGGCCGAACAGTTATTTTCCCTTTTTCCATGACCGGCAAGGAAAGGTAACCGAAAAAGGTCCATGGGTGGTGCGGTTTACCACCCCAGAGTCTGAGATGTACTCACTGACCGAAACCCGCCTGCTGTTTCCTTCTTCGGTGATGTCGGAGCAATCCAAGACCAGGGCACCGATGTCATTGAAGGACGCGATTGCGGAGGAAGAACAATTGGCTGAAAAAAATGCTGCTATGAAGAATCAGCTCAGCATTCTGGAAAATGTATTGACGGGCTTTGCTGCTTTCCTGGCACTCGGATTGGTGACCATGCTTTTCATGCGTTTACTTAGGAAGCTGAGGGGCGCTGATCGACCTGAAGAGCTGCTTCAGACCGATCCTCTTATTCTGTATATGATCAACCGGCGGGGTAAAATGAATCCTTACGCCTTCCTGGCCGGACTGTTTTCGCTCGTTGAAAAAGGAAAAGCAGCCGTCAGGACGGAACAGAATGCTGGCCGATTCCTGAAAGATGATCAATCCGCTGACCAAACGCTCTATTTTACATTAACGACCCCGGAAACCAGCTTATCGAATTGTGAGCAAAGGTTGGTATCCTGGCTATTCAGGAGAAAAACTAAAAATGGAAACCCTGTTTTCTTCATGAGTGATATCGCAGGCGCATCCAGCCAGCAACGAAATAATCCGCAGCATCTGCACAATTATCATACAAAGTACAAACTGTTCAAGGAGAACGAAAAGGAATGGTTTGCCTGTGTTCTGGAAGTGTTGAAGGAAGAAGGAATGATGAGTGGCAAAATGAGCACGCTGGTTAAAAGAGGGCTTATGCTGATCCTATTTACAGCTGTTATCTATGCTTATTATCTGGATTTCCTATCAACTGCATCTATAGTAATCTATTCAATCATTGCCGGGTTCCTATTGATAAGAGGCTGGCTCAAACCTGAGAGGAAATTGTTTTTCCTGCTATTTTACCTGGTATCCCTGATTGCCTCCGCGATGCTTTACGATGCCGAGGCACTAACCTTGCTGTTCATCACGACTGTCCTTTCGGCGGTGCTGACCCTATTGACGCCGCACATGACGCTATCAGGAGAAGCTCTCGTGATTGAGCAGGAAATACAGGCTTTTAAAAAGCAGCTTAAGTTCGAGATATTCCCTGACCAAATCAGCAGCCAATCCGATAAATGGATGATTCGCAGTCTGCTGTTAAAGCCGAAAGTTAAGTCCAGGGCACAAGACAAAGAATTCGTCAGCGATGAAAAATCAGCCGCACCATTAACCTATCTGATTGCAACCGGACAAAACCCTGTAGAATTCCTTGCAAACACATGGAAATGGAGCATCCCTCCAGGAAGCAGCTCATCATCCTCTGTCTCTGGTGACAGCGGCTATTCAGGAGGAGGTAGTAGCTATTCAGGTGGAGGAGACAGCGGAGGCGGCAGTGATGGAGGCGGAGCTGGAGCTGATTGATTCTTCGGAAGCAGGTACTAAAAGGGGAAGTTCGAGTATTTCATAAGGAAAAGGAAACGATCATTCATGGAAAATAATATTGAACACACTCCAGAGGAACACAATATTATCGTATCAAAAGATAAAGTCGAGGTCGTTTACACAAACGTCGGAGCTGGTTGTATGCTTACTGGCATAGGATTGATGACGTTGGCGTCACTATTCATTTTCTTTATCGTACCAGACGTGAGTTTTGTAAAAGGATTTGTCGGAATCCTCATCGGTGTGTTTGGGTTGCTGGTATTTGGATCGATGCTGATCAGGATGCTGTCCATGCTATTATCCGGCAGAGCTGTCATTACCGTACAGGACGGCTATTTAAAAGGCAGGAAAAAAAAGTGTCCGGATCAACGAGATCAAGGATATCAAGTGGGGTGGCAGCGGCTTTAAATACATCACAATCACCACAATGAACAACAAAAAAATCAAACTCTCAACTTATAATCTAGTCAACGAACAAAAAGTACATAAAGTCCTTGATACATACGTGGTCCCAAAAGGTACTCCTGAATTGAAGAAGAACTGGGCGAAGAGGTATGGCGGTCAGGGATATAAAGCGTGAAAATAAAGGACTTGTCACCATTCCTATA
It contains:
- a CDS encoding cupin domain-containing protein, which translates into the protein MYYAPHGYSNQYSYYGNGPQYYDGRQSGQWAYPYGMQHVNGFQSFRYPNGNGMIPLADYGPNPYVVNINEATKQNNTYRTALWTGTHLQVTLMSIDIGGDIGLEMHPDVDQFLRIEQGQGIVQMGQSKDNLSFQRQVVDDSAIMIPAGTWHNLTNTGNTPLKLYSIYAPPNHPFGTVHVTKADAMASEGGANGNGNTIVFGKTPDEWVRHTEYLVQEGLEDVKRGINATHILQEFILMGVLVGKGYTPEKAYETVEEWERSGKSQLLLQSKNM
- a CDS encoding DUF2207 domain-containing protein, with translation MLKKIVILLVLLFPIASPVLAGSYSIDEVRIRAWIQPDGDLLVNEILTYNFVGDYDSVSRAIHKKNHKGVELFEAYELVNPKAELGYVEMEDLRPLEVSREDNTYRAALPAKDEKKDVFFIYELKEAVKTYDSYSDLTVPFFGTDTNHDEDLNKVTIDFVFPEELRPNSYFPFFHDRQGKVTEKGPWVVRFTTPESEMYSLTETRLLFPSSVMSEQSKTRAPMSLKDAIAEEEQLAEKNAAMKNQLSILENVLTGFAAFLALGLVTMLFMRLLRKLRGADRPEELLQTDPLILYMINRRGKMNPYAFLAGLFSLVEKGKAAVRTEQNAGRFLKDDQSADQTLYFTLTTPETSLSNCEQRLVSWLFRRKTKNGNPVFFMSDIAGASSQQRNNPQHLHNYHTKYKLFKENEKEWFACVLEVLKEEGMMSGKMSTLVKRGLMLILFTAVIYAYYLDFLSTASIVIYSIIAGFLLIRGWLKPERKLFFLLFYLVSLIASAMLYDAEALTLLFITTVLSAVLTLLTPHMTLSGEALVIEQEIQAFKKQLKFEIFPDQISSQSDKWMIRSLLLKPKVKSRAQDKEFVSDEKSAAPLTYLIATGQNPVEFLANTWKWSIPPGSSSSSSVSGDSGYSGGGSSYSGGGDSGGGSDGGGAGAD
- a CDS encoding YfjD family protein, with product MENNIEHTPEEHNIIVSKDKVEVVYTNVGAGCMLTGIGLMTLASLFIFFIVPDVSFVKGFVGILIGVFGLLVFGSMLIRMLSMLLSGRAVITVQDGYLKGRKKKCPDQRDQGYQVGWQRL
- a CDS encoding DUF5381 family protein yields the protein MKWGGSGFKYITITTMNNKKIKLSTYNLVNEQKVHKVLDTYVVPKGTPELKKNWAKRYGGQGYKA